From a region of the Budorcas taxicolor isolate Tak-1 chromosome 9, Takin1.1, whole genome shotgun sequence genome:
- the FBXO30 gene encoding F-box only protein 30, which translates to MEEELQHSHCVNCVSRRCMTRPEPGISCDLIGCPLVCGAVFHGCKADEHRLLCPSERVPCLNSDFGCPFTMARNKVAEHLEMCPASVVCCTMEWNRWPVSYADRKSYENLSRDVDEVAQLDMALALQDQRMLLESLKVATMMSKATDKVSEPREQISVKPSVSEIPHTNGLVSADEESYGALYQATVETTRSLAAALDILNTATRDIGMLSTSLCASPNEMNEEQNARESLQNRNPKDQDHLYEDEMGAVGGIDHKDTSQSAQLEQNGSSDLLCDLDAGSYGTPALCNGFPLEDICAQVIEQNQDLRTDSKQRNLTNGECVASDGSSEPSSSLLVAAQIREVIPPDALPNGTVQHILMPDDDEDLCWKKVDLGDLRNVDVLSFSHPPSFKFLSNSCWSKPKEDKAVDTSDLEVAEDPMGLQGIDLITAALLFCLGDSPGGRGISDSRMADVYHVDFGTQTFSLPSAILATNTMVGEIASASACDHANPQLSNPSPFQTLGLDLVLECVARYQPKQRPMFTFLCGQLFRRKEFSSHFKNVHGDIHAGLNGWMEQRCPLAYYGCTYSQRRFCPSTQGAKIIHDHHLRSFGVQPSVSTVLVEPARNCVLGLHNDHLSSLPFEVLQHIAGFLDGFSLCQFSCVSKLMRDVCGSLLQSRGMVILQWGKKKYPEGNSSWQIKEKVWRFSTAFCSVDEWKFADILSMADHLKKCSYNIVEKREEAIPLPCMCVTRELTKEGRSLRSVLKPVL; encoded by the exons ATGGAGGAAGAGCTGCAGCATTCGCACTGCGTTAATTGTGTCAGTAGACGATGTATGACAAGACCAGAGCCTGGGATTTCCTGTGACTTGATTGGTTGTCCATTGGTTTGTGGAGCAGTTTTCCATGGATGTAAGGCTGATGAGCATCGACTTCTATGTCCATCTGAACGAGTGCCTTGCTTAAATAGTGACTTTGGATGTCCATTTACAATGGCTCGAAATAAAGTTGCTGAACATCTAGAAATGTGTCCTGCAAGTGTGGTGTGCTGTACGATGGAATGGAACCGATGGCCAGTTAGTTATGCAGACCGGAAATCATATGAAAATCTAAGCAGAGATGTTGATGAAGTGGCACAATTAGATATGGCCTTGGCCCTTCAAGACCAACGGATGCTCTTAGAATCTCTTAAAGTAGCCACCATGATGTCAAAAGCAACTGATAAAGTGTCAGAACCTAGAGAACAGATCTCAGTTAAACCAAGTGTCTCAGAAATACCACATACTAATGGTTTGGTGTCTGCTGATGAAGAATCTTATGGTGCACTGTATCAAGCTACTGTTGAAACAACCCGAAGTTTGGCTGCTGCTTTAGATATTCTGAATACTGCCACAAGAGACATTGGCATGTTAAGCACGAGTCTTTGTGCTTCcccaaatgaaatgaatgaagagCAAAATGCCAGAGAAAGCTTACAGAATAGAAACCCAAAAGACCAGGACCATCTTTATGAGGATGAGATGGGAGCAGTAGGTGGGATTGACCATAAGGACACAAGTCAGAGTGCCCAGTTGGAACAAAATGGCTCAAGTGATTTATTGTGTGACTTGGATGCCGGTTCTTATGGCACTCCTGCTCTTTGTAATGGCTTTCCTTTGGAAGATATATGTGCACAGGTCATTGAGCAGAACCAGGATTTACGTACTGACTCAAAACAAAGGAACTTAACAAATGGAGAATGTGTAGCATCAGATGGCTCTTCAGAACCTTCTAGTTCACTTTTAGTAGCAGCACAAATTAGGGAAGTAATACCACCTGATGCTTTGCCTAATGGCACAGTTCAGCATATCCTCATGCCAGATGATGATGAAGACTTGTGTTGGAAAAAGGTAGACTTAGGGGACCTACGGAATGTGGATGTCTTATCTTTCAGTCACCCTCCTTCATTCAAATTTCTTTCGAATTCATGTTGGTCTAAACCAAAGGAAGATAAAGCAGTAGACACATCAGATTTGGAAGTTGCGGAAGATCCAATGGGTCTCCAGGGAATAGATCTAATCACAGCAGCATTACTGTTTTGTCTAGGAGATTCTCCAGGTGGGAGAGGTATATCTGATAGTCGCATGGCTGATGTTTATCACGTTGACTTTGGGACTCAGACTTTTTCACTTCCATCTGCCATTTTAGCTACAAATACAATGGTTGGGGaaatagcttcagcttcagcttgtGATCATGCCAACCCACAGCTTTCAAATCCAAGCCCTTTTCAGACACTGGGGCTGGACTTAGTATTGGAATGTGTTGCTAGGTACCAGCCCAAGCAGCGTCCAATGTTTACATTTCTTTGTGGACAGTTATTTAGGAGAAAAGAATTTTCATCGCATTTTAAGAATGTGCATGGTGACATTCATGCTGGACTCAACGGCTGGATGGAACAGAGGTGTCCTCTAGCATATTATGGTTGTACCTATTCACAGCGTAGATTTTGTCCGTCAACACAAGGAGCAAAGATTATACATGACCACCATTTGCGGTCATTTGGAGTTCAGCCGTCTGTATCCACAGTGTTAGTAGAGCCTGCTAGAAACTGTGTGCTGGGTTTACATAATGACCATCTAAGTAGTCTTCCTTTTGAAGTCCTGCAACATATTGCAGGGTTTCTCGATGGCTTCAGCTTATGCCAGTTCTCATGTGTATCCAAGTTAATGAGGGATGTATGTGGCAGTCTTCTCCAGTCTCGCGGAATGGTCATACTTCAGTGGGGGAAAAAGAAGTATCCAGAAGGAAATTCGTCATGGCAGATAAAAGAAAAG GTATGGCGATTCAGTACCGCATTTTGTTCTGTCGATGAATGGAAGTTTGCTGACATCCTGAGCATGGCTGACCACCTGAAGAAGTGCAGTTACAACATTGTAGAGAAGCGGGAGGAAGCGATCCCACTGCCGTGTATGTGCGTGACGCGAGAACTCACTAAAGAGGGACGTTCACTTCGCTCAGTTTTAAAACCTgtactttaa